Part of the Oscillibacter hominis genome is shown below.
GTGGTTCAGTCTGTTCGGGATAAGCTCTCCGCCGATATTATCATCAAGCAGACGGTGTCGCTGTCCCCGGAAATAGTCCTGGAGGAAAATACCGACATAGAAGCATGGGATGCGGTCATCGAAAATAACGATGCATTATTGGAAAAGTATATCGCAGGAGAACCAATCAGCCAGGAAAAACTTGCGCGGGAGGAACAGCGGCGGGTTCAAGAAGCCTCCCTGTTTCCGGTCTATCATGGCAGCGCCAAAAAGGGCCTTGGCATTCAACCGTTGATGGATGCGGTGACAGGACTGTTCCAACCGATTGGGGAACAGGGGAGCGCCACCCTATGCGGCAGCGTTTTCAAGGTTGAGTACACCGATTGCGGCCAGCGGCGTGTCTATCTGCGGCTATACAGCGGAACGCTGCGCCTGCGGGATACGGTGGCCCTGGCCGGGAGAGAAAAGCTGAAAATCACAGAGATGCGTATTCCATCCAAAGGGGAAATTGTTCGGACAGACACCGCTTATCCGGGCGAAATTGTTATCCTTCCCAGCGACAGCGTGAGGTTAAACGATGTATTAGGGGATCAAACCCGGCTCCCTCGTAAAAGGTGGCGCGAGGCCCCCCTCCCCATGCTGCGGACGACGATTGCGCCGAAAACGGCAGCGCAAAGAGAACGGCTGCTGGACGCTCTTACGCAACTTGCGGATACTGACCCGCTTTTGCGCTGCGAAGTGGATTCCATCACCCATGAGATCATTCTTTCTTTTTTGGGCCGGGTGCAGTTGGAGGTCGTTTCCGCTTTGCTGTCGGAAAAATACAAGATTGAAACAGTGGTAAAGGAACCCACCGTCATTTATATGGAGCGGCCGCTCAAAGCAGCCAGCCACACCATCCATATCGAGGTGCCGCCCAACCCGTTTTGGGCATCTATCGGACTGTCTGTTACACCACTCCCGCTTGGCTCCGGCGTACAATACGAGAGCCGGGTTTCGCTGGGATACTTGAACCAGAGTTTTCAAAACGCTGTCAGGGATGGTATCCGTTACGGGCTGGAGCAGGGCTTGTTCGGCTGGAACGTAACGGACTGTAAGATTTGCTTTGAATACGGGCTTTATTACA
Proteins encoded:
- the tet(W) gene encoding tetracycline resistance ribosomal protection protein Tet(W), with the protein product MNIINIGILAHVDAGKTTLTESLLYASGAISEPGSVEKGTTRTDTLFLERQRGITIQAAVTSFQWHRCKVNIVDTPGHMDFLAEVYRSLAVLDGAILVISAKDGVQAQTRILFHALRKMNIPTVIFINKIDQAGVDLQSVVQSVRDKLSADIIIKQTVSLSPEIVLEENTDIEAWDAVIENNDALLEKYIAGEPISQEKLAREEQRRVQEASLFPVYHGSAKKGLGIQPLMDAVTGLFQPIGEQGSATLCGSVFKVEYTDCGQRRVYLRLYSGTLRLRDTVALAGREKLKITEMRIPSKGEIVRTDTAYPGEIVILPSDSVRLNDVLGDQTRLPRKRWREAPLPMLRTTIAPKTAAQRERLLDALTQLADTDPLLRCEVDSITHEIILSFLGRVQLEVVSALLSEKYKIETVVKEPTVIYMERPLKAASHTIHIEVPPNPFWASIGLSVTPLPLGSGVQYESRVSLGYLNQSFQNAVRDGIRYGLEQGLFGWNVTDCKICFEYGLYYSPVSTPADFRSLAPIVLEQALKESGTQLLEPYLSFTLYAPQEYLSRAYHDAPKYCATIETAQVKKDEVVFTGEIPARCIQAYRTDLAFYTNGQSVCLTELKGYQAAVGQPVIQPRRPNNRLDKVRHMFQKVM